Proteins encoded together in one Triticum dicoccoides isolate Atlit2015 ecotype Zavitan chromosome 7B, WEW_v2.0, whole genome shotgun sequence window:
- the LOC119339836 gene encoding protein MIZU-KUSSEI 1-like codes for MAGTLRAAVAASPPPPSPLPPSRGATASGGIPWLLRKRASKVRHGPPLGGQEPDVHDEVELEDEGATFVLSTPSAADAVGAGGGTPEPSGKRREALARLRSAVLAVVARARRRRGRRPMGSSVTGTIFGRRRGRVHLALQTDPRTPPALMVELAAYSTGALVREMSSGLVRIALECEKTPTPADTGGERERRRTALVEEPTWRAYCNGRKCGYAVRRECGAEEWRLLRAVEPVSVGAGVVPDGGAGEGDLMYMRARFERVVGSRDSEAFYMINPDGNGGPELSIYLLRV; via the exons ATGGCGGGAACCTTACGTGCGGCAgtggccgcctcgccgccgccgccgtcgccgctcccGCCATCCAGGGGCGCCACCGCGAGCGGCGGCATCCCGTGGCTGCTCAGGAAGCGCGCCAGCAAGGTGCGCCACGGCCCGCCGCTCGGCGGGCAAGAACCTGACGTCCACGATGAGGTGGAACTGGAAGACGAGGGAGCCACCTTCGTGCTCTCTACTCCGTCCGCCGCGGACGCTGTTGGGGCCGGAGGAGGAACCCCCGAGCCGTCAGGGAAGCGCCGCGAGGCGCTCGCGCGGCTCCGGTCCGCGGTCCTGGCCGTGGTGGCGCGCGCGCGGCGCCGGCGCGGGCGTAGGCCGATGGGGTCCAGCGTCACCGGCACCATCTTCGGTCGGCGCCGGGGGCGCGTGCACCTGGCGCTGCAGACGGACCCGCGCACGCCGCCGGCGCTCATGGTGGAGCTGGCCGCGTACTCCACCGGCGCGCTCGTCAGGGAGATGTCCTCCGGCCTCGTCCGCATCGCCCTCGAGTGCGAGAAGACGCCTACGCCTGCAGACACAG GCGgcgagagggagaggcggcggACGGCGCTGGTGGAGGAGCCGACGTGGCGAGCGTACTGCAACGGGCGCAAGTGCGGGTACGCCGTGCGGAGGGAGTGCGGCGCGGAGGAGTGGCGGCTGCTCCGGGCCGTCGAGCCCGTCTCCGTCGGCGCTGGCGTCGTCCCggacggcggcgccggcgagggggaCCTGATGTACATGAGAGCCAGGTTCGAGAGGGTGGTGGGATCCAGGGACTCTGAAGCGTTCTACATGATAAACCCCGACGGCAACGGTGGGCCCGAGCTCAGCATCTACCTCCTCAGAGTCTGA